In Tubulanus polymorphus chromosome 2, tnTubPoly1.2, whole genome shotgun sequence, a single window of DNA contains:
- the LOC141899356 gene encoding nucleoporin 88-like — translation MAAPSWRKILNDHEIIHNLRITNEHIATSLKIKNLIALHDGDIYIWNSYSACISTINLKFIADYKNSQTLLCSVPPLFKVEKILLNSTGTRILAYGSNGISAIELPRRWGKYNLCEGGKSSISCRTIPIGERFFASHSKVKLLHAAWHPGGESHSHIALLTSDCAFSLYDLNDAEVAEQYVTLSENGVSLDVSSSKTHFNTALGDQPVSFDFGSSISVQTNRNSKSRIDVWPVYVLWGNGNVFRLLISPKEKFQANFVGPLAMLPPAEDNYGTDACSIMCLDTQPPILVIATCEGNLYHCIVLPKDDCDTASEISWSISESNNTLWEPVVAECTLYVYEKIELELSLTTVTLESDDPVIDDYTCPVHLLKDKATTSRYHCHHNAGVHTVALPWTLNLEKISDKLDSVAAFDHTEEAIVEHLICTKPISSSDENPVVGLGIVSDTLLGTALICMTSTFQCITLPLVSLFKPTAPVLMSSAETKPRSSPKNRLYREPFDQHIQKILKRGTSNPIIKTSSKTDLQPQECFQLLSRATQVFREEYIHKQDLAREEIKRRVHILREQKKQQVNDVELCLQSKGELSNNAENLATKYDDIMYLQTALVSRVEDVIRKVQKKVPIVSDAEKGMYRELKAMEESMKHLKNSLEQIKTKRDCQRRMIKQSETTAKSPSISNPQSTQIKSLLKDEGSKICELIKNVKLLQSQADFAVPPV, via the exons ATGGCTGCGCCCAGTTGGCGGAAGATTCTAAATGatcatgaaataattcataatttacgCATTACCAATGAACATATAGCCACATcgctgaaaataaagaatctGATCGCTTTACACGATGGAGATATATACATCTGGAATTCATATAGCGCTTGTATTTCGACGATTAATCTTAAGTTTATCGCCGATTACAAGAATTCACAG acATTGCTATGTTCCGTACCGCCTCTATTTAAAGTTGAAAAGATCCTGCTGAATTCAACAGGCACGCGGATATTGGCTTATGGTAGTAATGGAATCAGTGCTATTGAGTTACCTAGACGCTGGGGAAAATATAACCTTTGTGAGGGTGGAAAAAGCTCCATTTCCTGCAG GACGATTCCAATTGGAGAGCGATTTTTTGCAAGTCATAGTAAAGTGAAGTTGCTTCATGCGGCTTGGCATCCGGGTGGAGAGTCACATTCTCATATCGCTCTATTAACTTCGGATTGTGCTTTCAG TTTATATGATCTAAATGACGCAGAGGTCGCAGAACAATACGTAACACTATCCGAAAATGGGGTCTCATTAGATGTCAGTTCATCGAAAACTCATTTCAACACGGCACTCGGAGATCAACCAGTATCCTTTGACTTCGGATCTTCAATTTCTGTCCAGACAAATAGAAATTCCAAGTCTCGAATTGATGTGTGGCCCGTATATGTATTATGGGGAAACGGCAATGTCTTCAGACTCCTTATCAGTCCCAAAGAAAA ATTTCAAGCAAATTTTGTCGGACCGTTGGCAATGTTACCACCTGCAGAAGACAATTACGGCACTGATGCTTGTTCTATCATGTGTTTGGATACTCAGCCACCAATATTAGTAATCGCTACATGTGAAGGCAACTTATATCATTGCATCGTATTGCCGAAAGATGACTGCGATACCGCT TCGGAAATATCTTGGTCGATATCAGAAAGTAACAACACGTTATGGGAGCCGGTTGTCGCTGAATGTACACTTTATGTTTACGAAAAGATAGAACTCGAATTGTCATTGACGACGGTTACTCTAGAGTCTGATGATCCAGTCATCGATGATTATACATGTCCTGTACATTTACTAAAAG ATAAAGCTACCACGTCGAGATACCACTGCCACCATAACGCAGGCGTGCACACAGTCGCTttaccatggactctaaatcTGGAAAAGATTTCAG ATAAGTTAGATAGCGTAGCCGCATTTGATCATACAGAAGAGGCGATTGTTGAGCATCTCATTTGTACGAAACCAATATCATCGAG tgaTGAAAATCCTGTTGTTGGTCTTGGTATCGTATCTGATACTCTTCTCGGTACTGCTCTCATATGTATGACGTCGACATTTCAATGTATCACTCTACCTCTTGT CTCTTTGTTCAAACCGACTGCTCCGGTGCTGATGTCATCTGCTGAAACCAAACCTCGTTCATCGCCTAAGAATCGACTGTACAGAGAGCCTTTCGATCAGCACATACAAAAAATTCTCAAAAGAGGCACATCTAATCCTATTATCAA aACTAGCAGTAAAACTGATCTTCAGCCTCAAGAATGTTTTCAACTGCTCAGTAGAGCTACTCAAGTATTCAGAGAAGAGTATATTCATAAACAAGACTTGGCTCGAGAGGAAATCAAAAGAAG GGTTCATATATTGAGAGAACAGAAGAAACAACAGGTGAATGATGTGGAGCTATGTTTGCAGAGTAAAGGTGAATTGAGCAACAACGCAGAAAATCTAGCGACAAAATACGATGACATCATGTATTTACAGACGGCATTGGTGTCCAG GGTGGAAGATGTGATACGTAAAGTTCAAAAGAAAGTTCCCATCGTATCAGACGCCGAGAAAGGAATGTACAGAGAATTGAAAGCAATGGAAGAAAGTATGAAACATCTGAAGAATTCTCTAGAGCAG ATAAAAACGAAGAGAGATTGCCAGCGACGTATGATAAAACAATCTGAAACAACTGCGAAATCGCCGTCGATTTCTAATCCTCAATCGACTCAAATTAAATCACTTCTCAAAGATGA GGGAAGCAAGATTTGCGAGTTGATTAAAAATGTGAAATTGTTGCAGTCACAGGCAGATTTCGCAGTACCACCAGtttaa